The Leptospira sp. WS60.C2 genome includes the window TTCCGAGATTATAACAAAAGAGGGAATCCTAGTTTCCTCATCATTTAATTCCGTCGAACAAACATTAAACCCTACAAAACACAGTGAAATCCTCGCGATAGATGATGCTCTAAGTAAAATAGAGGGTCGTTATCTCTCGGAGCACATCTTAATTACAGCTTTAGAACCATGCCTTCTTTGCGCGGGGGCAATCCTACGTGTCAAACTTCCCGAAGTGATTTATTTTGTTCCGGCAAAACCTGGGGAAGGGATTTCCTCTTATACTACCGAATCCATTTACCTTTTGAACCATTTTCCAAGGTGCACCCTCATTCCCAAATCTCACATAAAATTTGAATTTCTTAGTTTTTTCAAAGAGAAAAGGTAGAATTCTTATGAGGCTTTCTTTTTATGGAAGGCAGTAGAAATCACTGGAGAGATGTCAGAGTGGTCTATTGTGCATGCTTGGAAAGCATGTGTGCCAAAAGCACCCCGGGTTCGAATCCCGGTCTCTCCGCCACTTTTTCCCCTATTTCTATTTCAAAATTAGTACTACCGATCAAAATAATTTCATTGCTTCTAAGTTATGAATTTTGATACTCAAAGGGAAACCTAAGATTCCAATCTTTCTGAACCTTGAATACGGAAATAAATGAGCGATAACCACCAAGTACTCTTTCGAAAATACCGACCCCAATTCTTTCGTGATGTGATTTACCAAGATCTCGCCGTTGGGTCTTTACAAAACGCATTCAAATCCAAAAAAATTGGACATGCTTATATCTTCATTGGTCCTCGAGGTGTGGGAAAAACAACTATCGCGAGAATTTTAGCGAAACGATTGAACTGTGAAAATCCAGATGGTGTAGAACCATGCAATGCCTGCACATCTTGCCTTGAGATAACGAAAGGCAATTCTAATGATGTATTTGAAATCGATGCTGCGTCCAACAGTGGAGTCGATAACATTCGCGAACTTCGAGAAAATGTAAAATTTAATGCGATGGGTGGAAAGTATCGCGTTTATATTTTGGACGAAGTACATATGCTCAGTGGTGCTGCCTTTAATGCTCTTCTTAAAACTTTGGAAGAACCACCTGCACATGTTGTTTTCATTCTTGCTACCACAGAATATCATAAGATCCCAGAAACGATTTTATCCAGATGCCAAGACTTTCATTTCCGTAAAGTACCTGTTACTGTTTTACAAAACTATATTGAAACACTTTGTGCCAAAGAAGGTTTAAAATACGATTCGGAAGGATTATTTTGGATCGCAAAAAAGGGAGATGGATCTGTCCGAGACACGCTTTCTTTTATGGAACAAGCTGTTATTTTTACTGATGGAAACTTAACGGGTGCTAAACTTAGAAAGATGATTGGGTATCATGGGATTGATACCTTTACGGATTTTTTAAACCAACTCATCGATACTACACAGAGTGCTCAAATCTTTGAAACATTGGAAAATTTATTCCAAGCAGGCATTGATTTAGGAAAATTCATTTGGGATTTTATTGAATTCCTAAATTCACTGTTACTCATCAAAGATAACTTAGCAGACAGAGAATCCATCAATATTCCCCAAGAAGATTTACAAAAACTAAAACAAAATTACCGTGAACTCGATCGAGAGATCTTGGTATTACTTGCAGAACGTATTTTTTCCATTCATGAAAAATTGAATCTAATGAAACTACGAAGCTCTTACGAGATGAAAGTTTACTTGGAAATACAATTTCGCAAATTGATCTTGGATCGAGAAAAACCAAGTGTATCAGGACTCTTAGCTAAAATTTCAGAACTGACAAAACTTGTTCAAGGTGACATTAGTTTGATCCCTGATTCCGTGGATACGGTTCCAAAACAAGTTCAGGCACCTTCCTCTTCCCCAAAGCCAACCATTCCCAAAACGGATGAACAAACGATTCCCGCCCAAGAAAAAGTTTTGGAATCAAAAAAACAAGAATCCCAAGCGTTCCAGAAGGAATCTGCTTCTTTACCAAAGACCAACCAACCAATCCAAAATAATAATCCATCAGAGGATATGGAAAAGTTACTTAAAGAAAAATTCTCTGGTATGGAAGTGGATCCCAACCAATTTAAAAATTTATAAGTCCAAGGGTATGTATGGGAATTTTTGATCAAATGAAACAAATGCGAGAGGCATTCTCGCAACTAGGAAACATCAAAGAGAAACAAGAAGAATTACAAAAACGTCTCTCGCAGATTCGTGTAACAGCGTCCGCTGGAGCTGGAATGGTAGAAGTCACAGCCTCTGCAGATGGCACCTTAACTAATCTCAATATCAATCCGATTATGTTCAATGCGGATGATAAAAAAATGTTGGAAGATTTAATTTTATCAGCAACGAATGAAGTGCAACGAAAGGCAAAAGAAGCGATGGCTCACGAAATGAAAAACGTTTTGGGATTCAATCCAAGTGATTTTGAAGGTGTCTTCAATCAAATGCAGAAAGACGGAGGGTTTCCTCCTGTCTGATCCTCAATTCCAAAAGCTCATTCAGTCTTTCTCAAGTTTACCCGGTATTGGAAAAAAAAGCGCAACTCGGATTGGTTTTCATATCCTAAGAATGGATCCTTCCACATTCCAGGCTTGGTTATCCAATATCGAAGAAGCAAAAACCAAACTTAGATTTTGTGATGAATGTGGTGGTCTCACTGAGGATCAAGTTTGTTCCATTTGTTTATCGGAACGAAGAGACAGTTCTATACTTTGCGTTGTGGAACAGCCTGAAGATATCTTTTTTATCGAAAACACAAAAGAATATGCTGGGAAATATCATGTTCTAAATGGAGCCATCTCACCGCTGGATGGAATAGGTCCAGAACAATTACGGATACGCCAACTCATGCGTCGATTGGATGAGGGGAATATCAAAGAAGTTTTGATTGCAACCAATCCAACTTTAGAAGGTGATGCAACTGCTTCCTATCTATCTACTGTGATCAAACCAATGGAAATCAAGATCACAAGAATTGCACATGGCATTACAATTGGAGGAACATTGGAATATTCAGACCAATATACATTGGGAAAAGCAATTAAATCAAGATTAACGTTATAATTTGTTGTTCGGATTAAAATACTTGAATCTAACTGGATTCTACAATTTCAAATTCTAATGATTTGCCAAAAAAATGGAATTTAACTTTTCTTTCAATTTCGAAATAACCAGAGAATGAAATGTAAATCAATACAATATAGCGAAATATCTATATCGTTTTGGAATAATGAAAATTGATGGGACACAAGTGATCAAATAATTTGTTTCAGTTTTCCATTAGAACCTATGTTCAAATACAATAAAAGCTTCGCGTAAGACGCGACCGTACTTGGAATCTAGTAACACAAAAAGTGCATCCCCTGCCACAAAGTAACCAGACCGGAATATGATTTGAAAATCTGAAGTAACGTTATACCTTACATTAAAATTATATTCCATCCCCATGTATGTAGATGTACGATAACCATTTTGTTGGTTAAACTCACGATTGATTCTTATTTCTGGAGATTTTGTAGCCCAAAGTTGGTAATACCCGAATGTAAATTGATATGGACCAAAGGCGATAATGTTCGAGAATAAACCATATTCATTCAATCCAGAAAAGCTAGATCCATTGAATAACGCATAACCACCAGTGAAGTCAGTGGCTATGTTGGAAATTGAAAACCCAGGAGCAAGAGTTCGATAACCATTTCCTTTCAGATTAGCTTCTTCTCCGTTTTCGTCAAAACCTGGTCTTCCTGTAGTACCGAGAGCAATTAAATTGAAATTGAGTGACTCATTCCAACGGTATGTGAATTG containing:
- a CDS encoding nucleoside deaminase; amino-acid sequence: MDFYESFLERYSKQLSLHKDEIPSYSEIITKEGILVSSSFNSVEQTLNPTKHSEILAIDDALSKIEGRYLSEHILITALEPCLLCAGAILRVKLPEVIYFVPAKPGEGISSYTTESIYLLNHFPRCTLIPKSHIKFEFLSFFKEKR
- the dnaX gene encoding DNA polymerase III subunit gamma/tau; its protein translation is MSDNHQVLFRKYRPQFFRDVIYQDLAVGSLQNAFKSKKIGHAYIFIGPRGVGKTTIARILAKRLNCENPDGVEPCNACTSCLEITKGNSNDVFEIDAASNSGVDNIRELRENVKFNAMGGKYRVYILDEVHMLSGAAFNALLKTLEEPPAHVVFILATTEYHKIPETILSRCQDFHFRKVPVTVLQNYIETLCAKEGLKYDSEGLFWIAKKGDGSVRDTLSFMEQAVIFTDGNLTGAKLRKMIGYHGIDTFTDFLNQLIDTTQSAQIFETLENLFQAGIDLGKFIWDFIEFLNSLLLIKDNLADRESINIPQEDLQKLKQNYRELDREILVLLAERIFSIHEKLNLMKLRSSYEMKVYLEIQFRKLILDREKPSVSGLLAKISELTKLVQGDISLIPDSVDTVPKQVQAPSSSPKPTIPKTDEQTIPAQEKVLESKKQESQAFQKESASLPKTNQPIQNNNPSEDMEKLLKEKFSGMEVDPNQFKNL
- a CDS encoding YbaB/EbfC family nucleoid-associated protein; the encoded protein is MFDQMKQMREAFSQLGNIKEKQEELQKRLSQIRVTASAGAGMVEVTASADGTLTNLNINPIMFNADDKKMLEDLILSATNEVQRKAKEAMAHEMKNVLGFNPSDFEGVFNQMQKDGGFPPV
- the recR gene encoding recombination mediator RecR: MSDPQFQKLIQSFSSLPGIGKKSATRIGFHILRMDPSTFQAWLSNIEEAKTKLRFCDECGGLTEDQVCSICLSERRDSSILCVVEQPEDIFFIENTKEYAGKYHVLNGAISPLDGIGPEQLRIRQLMRRLDEGNIKEVLIATNPTLEGDATASYLSTVIKPMEIKITRIAHGITIGGTLEYSDQYTLGKAIKSRLTL